One region of Anaeromyxobacter paludicola genomic DNA includes:
- a CDS encoding thiol-disulfide oxidoreductase DCC family protein, which yields MAGPSVPEALRAALPQGTRLVLYDGECGLCRRSVRWLLARDPRGRLRFAPLQGETARALGVAPRELETVLLVEVGPGGAAAVHERSAAIARALGALGGGWALAGRALRLAPRPLADAGYRLVAAHRHRLGPAACALPGPDERARFLP from the coding sequence TTGGCCGGGCCGTCGGTGCCCGAGGCGCTCCGAGCCGCGCTCCCCCAGGGGACGCGGCTCGTGCTGTATGACGGCGAGTGCGGCCTCTGCCGGCGGTCGGTGCGGTGGCTGCTGGCGCGCGATCCCCGCGGCCGGCTCCGGTTCGCGCCGCTGCAGGGCGAGACCGCGCGGGCGCTCGGGGTGGCCCCGCGCGAACTCGAGACCGTGCTGCTCGTCGAGGTCGGCCCTGGCGGCGCGGCGGCGGTGCACGAGCGGAGCGCCGCGATCGCCCGCGCCCTCGGCGCCCTCGGCGGCGGGTGGGCGCTCGCCGGCCGGGCGCTGCGGCTCGCGCCCCGGCCGCTCGCCGACGCCGGCTACCGGCTCGTCGCGGCGCACCGGCACCGGCTCGGGCCGGCGGCCTGCGCGCTGCCGGGCCCGGACGAGCGGGCCCGCTTCCTGCCCTAG
- a CDS encoding zinc metalloprotease HtpX: MAWDEATAVRGMPRSMGVGRNYFKTALLMSFLIALLAIGGYAFGGGGGMLLFGGIGLVFNFVSYWFSDRIALMMHRAQEATREQLPDVYEIVERLTRKAGMPMPRIYVIPSMTPNAFATGRNPSHAAVAVTEGILRLLDKRQLEGVLAHELSHVRNRDILISTIAAAVAGLISSLGYAVRWGAMLGGMRRDDDRGGSMFEMLAWAILAPLVAMVIQLAVSRSREYGADASGAELVGDPEPLAEALLALERGNEVQPYEYGGPATAHLFIVNPFHGMGASIMNLLSTHPPIEERVRRLREMRRGVRYA, encoded by the coding sequence ATGGCCTGGGACGAAGCGACTGCAGTCCGCGGCATGCCCCGCTCGATGGGGGTCGGCCGCAACTACTTCAAGACGGCGCTGCTGATGAGCTTCCTCATCGCGCTGCTCGCCATCGGCGGGTACGCGTTCGGCGGCGGGGGCGGGATGCTGCTCTTCGGCGGCATCGGGCTCGTCTTCAACTTCGTCTCCTACTGGTTCTCCGACCGCATCGCGCTCATGATGCACCGGGCGCAGGAGGCCACCCGCGAGCAGCTCCCCGACGTGTACGAGATCGTGGAGCGGCTCACGCGCAAGGCCGGCATGCCCATGCCGCGCATCTACGTCATCCCCTCGATGACCCCGAACGCCTTCGCCACGGGCCGGAACCCGTCGCACGCGGCGGTGGCGGTCACCGAGGGCATCCTGCGGCTCCTCGACAAGCGGCAGCTCGAGGGCGTGCTCGCGCACGAGCTCTCCCACGTCCGCAACCGCGACATCCTCATCTCCACCATCGCCGCCGCGGTGGCCGGCCTCATCTCCTCGCTCGGCTACGCGGTGCGCTGGGGCGCCATGCTCGGCGGGATGCGCCGCGACGACGACCGCGGCGGCAGCATGTTCGAGATGCTCGCCTGGGCCATCCTGGCGCCGCTCGTGGCCATGGTGATCCAGCTCGCCGTCTCCCGCTCCCGCGAGTACGGCGCCGACGCCTCGGGCGCCGAGCTGGTGGGGGACCCGGAGCCGCTCGCCGAGGCGCTTCTCGCGCTCGAGCGCGGCAACGAGGTGCAGCCCTACGAGTACGGCGGCCCGGCCACCGCGCACCTCTTCATCGTGAACCCGTTCCACGGCATGGGCGCGAGCATCATGAACCTGCTCTCGACCCACCCGCCGATCGAGGAGCGGGTGCGCCGGCTGCGCGAGATGCGCCGCGGCGTCCGCTACGCGTAG
- a CDS encoding DNA topoisomerase VI subunit B, which translates to MGVKRSKAERVAGRGDDVLPGQLELVPGGGGTRKRASEKVVVPVARSPRNAAAEVVEEPAVEAAPAPAPRQKRRATAEQMASKQREISISEFFTKNRHLLGFDNPSKALLTTIKEAVDNSLDACEEAGILPEITIEVHDLGFEQAGKADSELTKGEGRFRVVIEDNGPGIVKEQAPKIFGKLLYGSKFHRLKQSRGQQGIGISAAAMYGQLTTGQPIAVTSRTGKGKPTHYFEIQIDTRKNNPVVTRDDKLAEWHQEHGTRVELEIVANWQQGQRFVNRYVEHTALANPHATVHYVRPKQQRLSFPRATDELPKEAAEIKPHPHGVELGSLMLMAAESKSHDVKGFLTSAFSRVSPMVADEILKRTGWKKKVRPRDLAEDRDLAEGLQKAIQATKIMAPPTNCLSPIGDALMKKGLVSFLSVIETEGPEEDQQLDLDQAAKKKASKKEKQARAEAPLVPDAPPEEGVEKIKGHNYFIATVTRPPKVYRGNPFQVEVGLAYGGSWPADKSIELFRFANRVPLLFQRGACGVTEAVVKTDWRNYLLSQPKNSLPVGPMALLVHIASVWVPFTSESKEAVAHYPEIIREIQLAAQECGRKLAAHIRKRQHADYEAKRRSLFELYIEEVAQALGKITGKSPLPIKRDLVKVAREVTATELEEQDRELEEASEKTSRRPRRRSDEEAE; encoded by the coding sequence ATGGGCGTGAAGAGGTCCAAGGCGGAGCGGGTGGCGGGGCGGGGCGACGACGTGCTCCCGGGGCAGCTCGAGCTGGTCCCGGGGGGCGGCGGAACGCGGAAGCGGGCGTCCGAGAAGGTGGTCGTCCCGGTGGCCCGCTCGCCCCGGAATGCGGCGGCCGAGGTGGTGGAGGAGCCGGCGGTGGAGGCCGCGCCGGCCCCGGCGCCGAGGCAGAAGCGGCGCGCCACCGCCGAGCAGATGGCGTCGAAGCAGCGCGAGATCTCGATCTCCGAGTTCTTCACCAAGAACCGGCACCTGCTCGGCTTCGACAACCCGTCGAAGGCGCTCCTCACCACCATCAAGGAGGCGGTGGACAACTCGCTCGACGCCTGCGAGGAGGCCGGCATCCTCCCGGAGATCACCATCGAGGTGCACGACCTCGGGTTCGAGCAGGCCGGGAAGGCGGACTCGGAGCTCACCAAGGGCGAGGGGCGCTTCCGGGTGGTGATCGAGGACAACGGCCCGGGCATCGTGAAGGAGCAGGCCCCCAAGATCTTCGGGAAGCTGCTCTACGGCTCCAAGTTCCACCGGCTGAAGCAGAGCCGCGGCCAGCAGGGCATCGGCATCAGCGCGGCCGCCATGTACGGCCAGCTCACCACCGGGCAGCCCATCGCGGTCACGAGCCGCACCGGGAAGGGCAAGCCGACCCACTACTTCGAGATCCAGATCGACACCCGGAAGAACAACCCGGTGGTCACCCGCGACGACAAGCTCGCCGAGTGGCACCAGGAGCACGGCACCCGGGTCGAGCTCGAGATCGTCGCCAACTGGCAGCAGGGGCAGCGGTTCGTGAACCGCTACGTCGAGCACACCGCGCTCGCGAACCCGCACGCCACCGTCCACTACGTCCGGCCGAAGCAGCAGCGGCTCAGCTTCCCCCGGGCCACCGACGAGCTCCCCAAGGAGGCGGCCGAGATCAAGCCGCACCCGCACGGCGTGGAGCTCGGCTCGCTGATGCTCATGGCGGCCGAGTCGAAGAGCCACGACGTGAAGGGCTTCCTCACGAGCGCGTTCAGCCGCGTCTCGCCCATGGTGGCGGACGAGATCCTGAAGCGCACCGGCTGGAAGAAGAAGGTGCGGCCGCGCGACCTCGCCGAGGACCGCGATCTGGCCGAGGGGCTCCAGAAGGCGATCCAGGCGACGAAGATCATGGCGCCGCCCACCAACTGCCTCTCGCCCATCGGCGACGCCCTCATGAAGAAGGGGCTCGTCTCCTTCCTCTCGGTCATCGAGACCGAGGGGCCGGAGGAGGACCAGCAGCTCGACCTCGACCAGGCGGCCAAGAAGAAGGCCTCCAAGAAGGAGAAGCAGGCCAGGGCCGAGGCGCCGCTCGTCCCCGACGCGCCGCCGGAGGAGGGGGTCGAGAAGATCAAGGGGCACAACTACTTCATCGCCACCGTGACCCGGCCGCCCAAGGTCTACCGCGGCAACCCCTTCCAGGTGGAGGTGGGGCTCGCCTACGGCGGCAGCTGGCCGGCCGACAAGTCGATCGAGCTCTTCCGCTTCGCGAACCGCGTGCCGCTGCTCTTCCAGCGCGGCGCCTGCGGGGTCACCGAGGCGGTGGTGAAGACCGACTGGCGCAACTACCTCCTGTCGCAGCCCAAGAACTCGCTGCCGGTCGGGCCGATGGCGCTGCTCGTCCACATCGCCAGCGTCTGGGTGCCGTTCACGAGCGAGTCGAAGGAGGCGGTGGCGCACTACCCGGAGATCATCCGGGAGATCCAGCTCGCGGCGCAGGAGTGCGGCCGCAAGCTGGCGGCCCACATCCGCAAGCGGCAGCACGCCGACTACGAGGCCAAGCGGCGCAGCCTGTTCGAGCTCTACATCGAGGAGGTGGCGCAGGCGCTCGGCAAGATCACCGGCAAGAGCCCGCTGCCCATCAAGCGCGACCTGGTGAAGGTGGCGCGCGAGGTGACGGCCACCGAGCTCGAGGAGCAGGACCGCGAGCTCGAGGAGGCCAGCGAGAAGACGAGCAGGCGCCCGCGCCGGCGCAGCGACGAGGAGGCGGAGTAA
- a CDS encoding DNA topoisomerase IV subunit A codes for MDAVSKQTAAKIEKLAEAVMRTVKGGNNPFVEIPIRSLANVRWSEKKRLVELGNQRQKRYFFNVSMAKKFMQTFLVSDACKELVESGKTTSIRDLYYVTKHTIGDTKQNTFEEQDESDPIIEDLEVALDSLREELHLFASRKGSMVGPITIRDSGDTIDLRRMGSGGWAVPSIVEENIIQFVRHEAKYILLIEKDAVWTRFNEDKFWKRERCIILQGGGQPPRGVRRLVQRLHSELKLPVYVLVDNDPWGFYIYSVMKQGSINLAYESMRMAVPDARFVGLSSFDKQKYKLPDNVAIKMDDGDNARAKQMLAYPWFKHAKWQREIAEMVSSGMKYELEALSRRGISFITEEYLPKKLKDRDWLE; via the coding sequence ATGGACGCAGTCTCGAAGCAGACCGCCGCCAAGATCGAGAAGCTGGCGGAGGCGGTGATGCGGACGGTGAAGGGGGGCAACAACCCCTTCGTCGAGATCCCCATCCGCAGCCTCGCCAACGTGAGGTGGAGCGAGAAGAAGCGGCTCGTCGAGCTCGGGAACCAGCGGCAGAAGCGCTACTTCTTCAACGTCTCGATGGCCAAGAAGTTCATGCAGACGTTCCTGGTCTCGGACGCCTGCAAGGAGCTCGTCGAGTCCGGCAAGACCACCAGCATCCGTGACCTGTACTACGTCACGAAGCACACCATCGGCGACACGAAGCAGAACACCTTCGAGGAGCAGGACGAGTCGGACCCCATCATCGAGGACCTCGAGGTGGCGCTCGACTCGCTGCGCGAGGAGCTGCACCTCTTCGCCTCGCGCAAGGGCTCGATGGTCGGCCCCATCACCATCCGCGACTCGGGCGACACCATCGACCTGCGCCGCATGGGCTCGGGCGGCTGGGCGGTGCCCTCCATCGTGGAGGAGAACATCATCCAGTTCGTCCGCCACGAGGCGAAGTACATCCTGCTCATCGAGAAGGACGCGGTCTGGACCCGCTTCAACGAGGACAAGTTCTGGAAGCGGGAGCGGTGCATCATCCTCCAGGGCGGAGGCCAGCCGCCGCGCGGGGTGCGGCGCCTCGTGCAGCGACTCCACTCGGAGCTGAAGCTGCCGGTCTACGTGCTCGTCGACAACGATCCCTGGGGCTTCTACATCTACTCGGTGATGAAGCAGGGCTCCATCAACCTGGCCTACGAGTCGATGCGGATGGCGGTGCCGGACGCGCGCTTCGTGGGGCTCTCGTCGTTCGACAAGCAGAAGTACAAGCTGCCCGACAACGTGGCCATCAAGATGGACGACGGGGACAACGCCCGGGCGAAGCAGATGCTCGCGTACCCCTGGTTCAAGCACGCGAAGTGGCAGCGCGAGATCGCCGAGATGGTGAGCTCGGGGATGAAGTACGAGCTCGAGGCGCTGTCGCGCCGCGGGATCAGCTTCATCACCGAGGAGTACCTGCCGAAGAAGCTCAAGGACCGGGACTGGCTCGAGTAG
- a CDS encoding 3'-5' exonuclease, which translates to MTRYLVLDLETVPDEALVRAVDGEPERPYAEQVRRIVADRRARGGRSDFLPLPFHRPVAACTLEAVERDGVLEVRDLACWTDRRGGAGERAFLEELWARLAGATTVTFHGRGFDLPVLELRSLKLGVPAPAYFREARGEGAAGHVDLLERLNCDGAATSAPLDLYAKLVGLPGKSGVGGADVQGLYAAGAHGRIGAYCMTDVLQTWLIYLRHRLVDGTLAPEGYERSVAQARDAVPRLAAARLAPEERALVLEFLERCAPFFGEEPERAARVG; encoded by the coding sequence GTGACGCGCTACCTCGTCCTCGACCTCGAGACGGTGCCCGACGAAGCGCTGGTGCGCGCGGTGGACGGCGAGCCGGAGCGGCCCTACGCCGAGCAGGTCCGGCGCATCGTGGCCGACCGGCGGGCGCGCGGCGGCCGGAGCGACTTCTTGCCCCTGCCCTTCCACCGCCCGGTGGCGGCCTGCACGCTCGAGGCGGTGGAGCGGGACGGCGTCCTCGAGGTGCGGGACCTCGCCTGCTGGACCGACCGGCGCGGCGGCGCGGGCGAGCGGGCCTTCCTCGAGGAGCTCTGGGCGCGGCTCGCGGGCGCGACCACGGTCACCTTCCACGGGCGGGGCTTCGATCTCCCGGTGCTGGAGCTCCGCTCGCTCAAGCTCGGCGTTCCGGCCCCGGCCTACTTCCGCGAGGCGCGCGGCGAGGGCGCCGCCGGTCACGTGGACCTGCTCGAGCGGCTCAACTGCGACGGGGCGGCCACCTCGGCCCCGCTCGACCTCTACGCCAAGCTGGTGGGGCTCCCCGGCAAGTCGGGGGTCGGGGGCGCGGACGTGCAGGGGCTCTACGCCGCCGGCGCCCACGGCCGCATCGGCGCCTACTGCATGACCGACGTCCTGCAGACCTGGCTCATCTACCTGCGCCACCGGCTCGTGGACGGCACGCTCGCGCCGGAGGGCTACGAGCGGAGCGTGGCGCAGGCGCGCGACGCCGTCCCCCGGCTGGCCGCGGCGCGGCTCGCGCCGGAGGAGCGGGCGCTGGTGCTGGAGTTCCTGGAGCGCTGCGCGCCCTTCTTCGGCGAGGAGCCGGAGCGGGCGGCGCGGGTCGGCTGA
- a CDS encoding cytochrome-c peroxidase, whose translation MLPSRTHAARLAALAALALAACRSTGAPDPARAGAAPAWERDNPLRPLPAAPLGIEVDWKAGQVTVTPEKVRLGRWLFYDPRLSADGTVSCATCHKPEHAFSETTPHSTGIAGKTGTRKSPSFVNGAFPVYPRYFWDGRAASLQEQAKGPMVNPVEMGRPSHDEVVATVSRIGGYRRYFAEAFGDERITLDRVVDALAAYEATRLSGNSAFDRFDAGDEAALTPSARRGLAIFFSYGRCNQCHLGQNFTDGRFHNLGVGWKDPGPGRPALEGFADRGRYEVTHDPRDLGAFKTPTLRDCSRHAPYMHDGSMATLREVMFHYARGGTPNPGLDEAIFRFPLSERDADDLVAFMEALDGEGYADAAPAHLPQ comes from the coding sequence ATGCTTCCGTCGCGCACCCACGCGGCGCGCCTCGCCGCCCTGGCGGCGCTGGCGCTCGCCGCCTGCCGCTCCACCGGCGCGCCCGACCCGGCGCGGGCCGGCGCCGCCCCGGCCTGGGAGCGCGACAACCCGCTCCGGCCGCTCCCGGCGGCCCCGCTCGGCATCGAGGTGGACTGGAAGGCCGGCCAGGTGACGGTCACCCCGGAGAAGGTCCGGCTCGGCCGCTGGCTCTTCTACGACCCGCGCCTCAGCGCCGACGGCACCGTCTCCTGCGCCACCTGCCACAAGCCCGAGCACGCCTTCTCCGAGACCACGCCCCACTCCACCGGCATCGCCGGCAAGACCGGCACGCGCAAGTCGCCGAGCTTCGTGAACGGCGCCTTCCCCGTCTACCCCCGGTACTTCTGGGACGGCCGCGCCGCCTCGCTCCAGGAGCAGGCCAAGGGGCCGATGGTGAACCCGGTGGAGATGGGCCGGCCCTCGCACGACGAGGTGGTCGCGACCGTCTCGCGCATCGGGGGCTACCGGCGCTACTTCGCCGAGGCGTTCGGGGACGAGCGGATCACCCTCGACCGCGTGGTCGACGCGCTCGCGGCCTACGAGGCGACGCGGCTCTCGGGCAACTCCGCCTTCGACCGGTTCGACGCCGGCGACGAGGCGGCGCTGACGCCCTCGGCGCGGCGGGGGCTCGCGATCTTCTTCTCCTACGGCCGCTGCAACCAGTGCCACCTCGGCCAGAACTTCACCGACGGCAGGTTCCACAACCTGGGCGTGGGCTGGAAGGATCCCGGGCCGGGCCGGCCGGCGCTGGAGGGGTTCGCCGACCGGGGCCGCTACGAGGTGACCCACGACCCGCGCGACCTCGGTGCCTTCAAGACCCCCACCCTGCGCGACTGCTCGAGGCACGCGCCCTACATGCACGACGGGTCGATGGCCACGCTGCGCGAGGTGATGTTCCACTACGCCCGCGGCGGGACCCCGAACCCCGGGCTCGACGAGGCGATCTTCCGCTTCCCGCTCTCGGAGCGCGACGCCGACGACCTCGTCGCGTTCATGGAGGCGCTCGACGGCGAGGGGTACGCCGACGCGGCCCCGGCGCACCTGCCGCAGTGA
- a CDS encoding DUF1015 domain-containing protein has product MATLRPFRALRPAPQNAERVAAPPYDVINTAEARALAAGNPDSYLRVSRPEIDLPEGTDEHDERVYAKGKENLEELLARGVLREDPAPRFYVYAQRMGAHRQTGLVACASVQEYVDDVIKKHEKTRADKEDDRTHHIDVLGAHDEPVFLTYRARGEIDALVEEVKRAAPEYDLVTKDGVAHQLWVVPEQAGARLEALFREVPALYVADGHHRSAAAARVHAQRAGQPGEHGAFLAVVFPHDQMQILAYNRLVKDARGRAPAELLAEVGKVMDVAPASSPAPEAPLSFGLFVEGRWYRARVRPGSYDAKDPVASLDCSIVQDQLLAPIFGIADPRRDKNVDFVGGIRGAGELERRVKEEGWSMAIHLFPTRIEQLIAVSDAGLLMPPKSTWFEPKLRSGLFVHRF; this is encoded by the coding sequence ATGGCCACCCTCCGCCCGTTCCGCGCCCTCCGCCCCGCTCCCCAGAACGCCGAGCGCGTCGCCGCGCCGCCCTACGACGTCATCAACACCGCCGAGGCCCGCGCCCTCGCCGCCGGCAACCCCGACAGCTACCTGCGGGTGTCGCGCCCGGAGATCGATCTCCCCGAGGGGACCGACGAGCACGACGAGCGGGTCTACGCCAAGGGGAAGGAGAACCTGGAGGAGCTCCTGGCCCGCGGGGTGCTCCGCGAGGACCCGGCGCCGCGCTTCTACGTCTACGCGCAGCGGATGGGCGCGCACCGCCAGACCGGGCTCGTCGCCTGCGCGTCGGTGCAGGAGTACGTGGACGACGTCATCAAGAAGCACGAGAAGACGCGCGCCGACAAGGAGGACGACCGCACCCATCACATCGACGTGCTCGGCGCGCACGACGAGCCGGTGTTCCTCACCTATCGCGCCAGGGGCGAGATCGACGCGCTGGTCGAGGAGGTGAAGCGCGCCGCGCCGGAGTACGACCTCGTCACGAAGGACGGGGTGGCCCACCAGCTCTGGGTGGTGCCGGAGCAGGCCGGAGCGCGGCTCGAGGCGCTCTTCCGCGAGGTGCCGGCGCTCTACGTGGCCGACGGCCACCACCGCTCCGCCGCCGCCGCCCGCGTGCACGCGCAGCGGGCCGGCCAGCCGGGAGAGCACGGCGCCTTCCTCGCCGTGGTCTTCCCGCACGACCAGATGCAGATCCTGGCCTACAACCGGCTCGTGAAGGACGCGCGCGGCCGCGCGCCGGCCGAGCTCCTCGCCGAGGTGGGCAAGGTGATGGACGTGGCGCCCGCGTCGTCGCCGGCGCCCGAGGCGCCGCTCTCCTTCGGGCTCTTCGTCGAGGGGCGCTGGTACCGCGCCCGGGTCCGCCCCGGCAGCTACGACGCCAAGGACCCGGTCGCCTCGCTCGACTGCTCCATCGTGCAGGACCAGCTCCTCGCGCCCATCTTCGGGATCGCCGATCCCCGGCGCGACAAGAACGTGGACTTCGTGGGCGGCATCCGCGGCGCCGGCGAGCTCGAGCGGCGGGTGAAGGAGGAGGGCTGGTCGATGGCCATCCACCTCTTCCCGACCCGCATCGAGCAGCTCATCGCGGTCTCCGACGCCGGGCTGCTCATGCCGCCCAAGAGCACCTGGTTCGAGCCGAAGCTGCGGAGCGGGCTGTTCGTGCACCGGTTCTAG
- a CDS encoding c-type cytochrome encodes MRPPTSPAARRGPGARPGLLALLAAAGLLAPAAAGARPAAPAPASPGAGERIYREGLLPSGRPVRGAREGGGGVEGALAACATCHRRSGLGSWEGQTVIPPILGRYLFRPGARNVDDLDLPHVQGYVARRGAYTDATLARAIREGKDREGRPLGYLMPRYALDDASMASLIAYLKQLGAAPEPGVTRDTLHFATIVTPDADPVARQGMLDVLRQFFHDKNAGYRGATPPMQSSRGIMYRVNRKWQLHVWELSGSPDSWEAQLHERLAAEPVLAVISGLGGRTWAPVHRFCERAALPCLLPNVDLPVVAEGDFYPVYFSKGVLLEAALLSRELAREQERAAVRRLVQVVRPGDVGEEAAAALAKAAPPGLASVTRTVGAGEPRAALAAALTGLGPGDAVVLWLRPGDVAALPADPGPVAAVYASGRMGGLERAPLPPAWRARARLAYPFDLPEERRVRMSFPLGWFQVRRLPVVAERVQTDTWLACAILSETLGHMLDSFVRDYLVERMEALLSHRLVNGYYPRLGLAPGQRFASKGGQVVRFAQGAGTRVVSEGGWAVP; translated from the coding sequence ATGCGGCCGCCGACCTCCCCCGCGGCCCGGCGCGGCCCCGGCGCGAGGCCGGGGCTCCTCGCCCTGCTCGCGGCGGCCGGCCTCCTCGCGCCCGCGGCGGCCGGCGCCCGCCCCGCCGCGCCTGCGCCCGCCTCGCCCGGCGCCGGCGAGCGCATCTACCGCGAGGGGCTGCTGCCCTCGGGCCGGCCGGTGCGCGGCGCGCGGGAGGGCGGCGGCGGCGTGGAGGGCGCGCTCGCGGCCTGCGCCACCTGCCACCGGCGGAGCGGCCTCGGGAGCTGGGAGGGGCAGACCGTCATCCCGCCCATCCTCGGCCGCTATCTCTTCCGGCCCGGCGCGCGGAACGTGGACGACCTCGACCTCCCGCACGTGCAGGGTTACGTGGCGCGGCGGGGCGCCTACACCGACGCCACGCTGGCCCGCGCCATCCGCGAGGGCAAGGATCGCGAGGGCCGGCCGCTCGGCTACCTCATGCCGCGCTACGCGCTCGACGACGCCAGCATGGCCTCGCTCATCGCGTATCTGAAGCAGCTCGGCGCCGCGCCCGAGCCGGGGGTGACGCGCGACACGCTCCACTTCGCCACCATCGTCACGCCCGACGCCGACCCGGTGGCGCGCCAGGGGATGCTCGACGTCCTGCGCCAGTTCTTCCACGACAAGAACGCCGGCTACCGCGGCGCCACCCCGCCCATGCAGTCGTCGCGCGGGATCATGTACCGGGTGAACCGCAAGTGGCAGCTCCACGTCTGGGAGCTGTCGGGGTCGCCCGACAGCTGGGAGGCGCAGCTCCACGAGCGGCTCGCCGCGGAGCCGGTGCTCGCCGTGATCTCGGGGCTGGGCGGCCGGACCTGGGCCCCCGTGCACCGGTTCTGCGAGCGGGCCGCCCTCCCCTGCCTGTTGCCCAACGTGGACCTGCCGGTGGTCGCGGAGGGGGACTTCTACCCGGTCTACTTCTCGAAGGGCGTGCTGCTCGAGGCCGCGCTCCTCTCGCGCGAGCTGGCGCGGGAGCAGGAGCGGGCGGCGGTGCGGCGGCTCGTGCAGGTGGTCCGGCCCGGCGACGTGGGCGAGGAGGCCGCCGCGGCGCTCGCGAAGGCGGCGCCGCCGGGGCTCGCCTCGGTGACGCGGACGGTCGGTGCGGGCGAGCCCCGGGCCGCGCTCGCGGCGGCGCTCACCGGCCTCGGGCCGGGCGACGCGGTGGTGCTCTGGCTCCGCCCCGGCGACGTCGCGGCGCTCCCCGCCGATCCCGGCCCCGTCGCCGCCGTGTACGCCTCCGGCCGGATGGGCGGCCTGGAGCGGGCGCCGCTCCCCCCCGCCTGGCGCGCCCGGGCGCGGCTCGCCTACCCGTTCGACCTGCCCGAGGAGCGGCGGGTGCGCATGAGCTTCCCGCTCGGCTGGTTCCAGGTGCGGCGCCTGCCGGTGGTGGCCGAGCGCGTCCAGACCGACACCTGGCTCGCCTGCGCCATCCTCTCCGAGACCCTCGGGCACATGCTCGACAGCTTCGTGCGCGACTACCTCGTGGAGCGGATGGAGGCGCTCCTCAGCCACCGGCTGGTGAACGGCTACTACCCGCGCCTCGGCCTCGCGCCGGGGCAGCGCTTCGCCTCGAAGGGCGGCCAGGTGGTCCGGTTCGCGCAGGGCGCCGGGACGCGGGTGGTCTCGGAGGGCGGGTGGGCGGTGCCGTGA
- a CDS encoding SCO family protein, translated as MSRSAHPLFFSALVAAALALPARAARGEDGAEPPCHHGGSQELKRARRSTADYVLPRVPLVRDDGKVVTLPEELDDGRPVVLDFVFTTCTTICPVMSRTFAQLQQALGRDRDRVHLVSISIDPEQDTPERLRAYGKRMGAGPQWRLYTGTVEASVAAQRAFDAWRGDKMDHTPATFLRAGPGRRWVRLDGFATAEELARELRELLAAR; from the coding sequence ATGAGCCGCTCCGCGCATCCCCTCTTCTTCTCCGCCCTCGTCGCCGCTGCCCTGGCTCTCCCGGCCCGCGCCGCCCGCGGGGAGGACGGGGCCGAGCCTCCCTGCCACCACGGCGGGTCCCAGGAGCTGAAGCGGGCCCGGCGCTCCACCGCCGACTACGTCCTGCCGCGCGTGCCGCTCGTCCGCGACGACGGCAAAGTGGTCACGCTGCCCGAGGAGCTCGACGATGGCCGGCCGGTGGTCCTCGACTTCGTCTTCACCACCTGCACCACCATCTGTCCGGTGATGAGCCGGACCTTCGCCCAGCTCCAGCAGGCGCTCGGGCGCGACCGCGACCGCGTGCACCTGGTGTCGATCTCCATCGACCCGGAGCAGGACACCCCCGAGCGGCTGCGCGCCTATGGCAAGAGGATGGGGGCCGGCCCGCAGTGGCGGCTCTACACCGGCACGGTCGAGGCGAGCGTCGCCGCCCAGCGGGCCTTCGACGCCTGGCGCGGTGACAAGATGGACCACACGCCGGCCACCTTCCTGCGGGCGGGTCCGGGGCGGCGCTGGGTGCGCCTCGACGGCTTCGCCACGGCCGAGGAGCTGGCGCGGGAGCTGCGGGAGCTCCTCGCGGCGCGGTGA